A genomic window from Vigna radiata var. radiata cultivar VC1973A chromosome 2, Vradiata_ver6, whole genome shotgun sequence includes:
- the LOC106756133 gene encoding uncharacterized protein LOC106756133 isoform X2: MSDKGERTCPLCAEEMDLTDQQLKPCKCGYEICVWCWHHIMDMAEKDDTEGRCPACRSPYDKEKIVGMAANCERLVNEVTMEKKMKTQKAKSKSSDGRKQLSSVRVIQRNLVYIVGLPLHLADEDLLQRREYFGQYGKVLKVSMSRTAAGVIQQFPNDTCSVYITYSKEEEAIRCIQNVHGFVLEGRPLRACFGTTKYCHAWLRSVPCSNPDCLYLHEIGSQEDSFTKDEIISAYTSRVQQITGATSNMQRRSGNVLPPPLDDNMNTTPAKPIVKNPSSNSVSTVRGSPPNGIYERHVPLPASSAWGTPATNCQPPAGGLSYPNGPSKPKPDTGSSSLAFSAAVTGSIQASDVTKRPPSSDGSHSMTTRVKSELLKPVKQYNNSVDSLVNSGEKSSSSDAPPVPVNLNSQLSSLPLSRDSDGNCTTANTINSTNLTGQSCNSGPEEAMPATNEEIPKLSIELSSINIDGNAEHCSITKPNSPPTDYVLIKSPQIQGSQYKDRFRDVITTNVAGKAMPDNEVCNSMEQGDWKLDSQSQVASNAMEFDDDVTSFDNQRLKDPEVVCRSYLPKSTGFLHVSNLSSPRLLQHGESCTPMNAGSVSVDESILHASNILCNDHSDKLVSSSSHSLLNDERNGHSIQRLVSEAVNSGHDVTMDKGESSIISNILSMDFDAWDDSLTSPHNLAKLLGDNTENQSGPLNKSSSWKVHSNNQSRFSFARQEESKIQMFDANASYGVNHQRPNNKVFQNFSERDLYMDKLGVANGYRTSNFEEAENIGSGHFISSNKLSAISRAQVSAPPGFSIPSRPPPPGFSSNERVEQAFDSISVLLTGNSLLDHSSLLRNSYQSPSAGNLGGAGDIEYMDPAILAVGKGRLQGALNSPALDIRSNFMPQLNYFENDARLQLLMQRSLSPQQNHRFSEIGNTFSQLGDSFAVSSRLDQSQVSNLSPFQQLSMQQSANAVLSNGQYDGWNEVQTGNGLGVAELLRNERLGFNKFYSGYDDSKFRMPNSGDLYNRTFGM, translated from the exons ATGAGTGACAAAGGAGAAAGAACGTGTCCCCTCTGTGCTGAAGAAATGGATTTGACGGATCAGCAGTTGAAGCCTTGCAAATGTGGTTATGAG ATCTGTGTCTGGTGCTGGCATCATATTATGGACATGGCTGAGAAGGATGACACCGAGGGGCGATGCCCAGCATGTCGTTCTCCTTATGATAAGGAAAAAATTGTTGGGATGGCTGCAAACTGTGAGAG ATTGGTGAATGAAGTTACTATGGAGAaaaagatgaagactcagaagGCGAAGTCAAAATCATCTGATGGGCGCAAGCAGCTCAGCAGTGTGCGAGTGATTCAGAGGAACCTTGTTTACATAGTTGGTTTGCCTCTCCATCTTGCAGACGAAGAT CTTCTTCAGCGGAGAGAGTATTTTGGTCAGTATGGGAAGGTCTTAAAAGTATCAATGTCTCGAACTGCAGCTGGTGTCATCCAACAGTTTCCAAATGATACATGCAGTGT ATATATAACTTATtcaaaagaagaggaagcaatTCGTTGTATTCAAAATGTACATGGATTTGTGTTGGAGGGTAGACCTTTAAG GGCTTGTTTTGGAACCACAAAATATTGTCATGCATGGCTTCGAAGTGTG CCTTGCAGCAATCCGGATTGTCTATATTTGCATGAGATTGGCTCTCAAGAAGATAGCTTTACTAAAGATGAAATAATTTCAGCTTACACCAG TCGAGTTCAGCAGATCACTGGTGCGACTAGCAATATGCAACGGCGATCAGGGAATGTATTGCCTCCTCCACTGGATGACAATATGAATACTACTCCTGCAAAGCCTATTGTGAAAAATCCTTCAAGT AACTCTGTTAGCACTGTTAGAGGTTCACCTCCGAATGGAATTTATGAGAGACATGTTCCCCTCCCTGCTAGTTCTGCGTG GGGTACCCCGGCAACAAATTGTCAGCCCCCAGCTGGAGGTCTATCTTATCCAAATGGGCCATCCAAGCCCAAACCTGATACAGGCAGCAGCTCGCTAGCATTTTCTGCAGCTGTTACAGGCTCAATTCAGGCTTCTGATGTTACAAAGAGACCACCATCGAGTGATGGGAGTCATAGTATGACAACTAGAGTGAAAAGTGAATTGTTGAAACCTGTTAAACAATACAACAATAGTGTGGACAGTCTGGTTAATTCAGGAGAAAAATCTTCATCCTCTGATGCTCCTCCTGTTCCAGTGAATTTGAACAGCCAGTTGTCTTCTCTACCATTGTCCCGAGATAGTGATGGCAATTGTACTACAGCAAACACAATAAATTCTACTAACTTGACTGGACAGTCTTGTAATTCTGGTCCTGAGGAAGCAATGCCTGCTACCAATGAAGAGATTCCGAAGTTGTCCATTGAGTTGTCCTCTATTAACATCGATGGAAATGCTGAACATTGCAGTATAACCAAACCTAATAGCCCGCCTACCGATTATGTCTTGATTAAATCTCCCCAAATTCAAGGATCACAATATAAAGACAGATTTAGGGATGTAATAACTACAAATGTGGCTGGTAAAGCTATGCCGGATAATGAGGTTTGTAATTCTATGGAACAGGGTGATTGGAAATTGGATTCTCAATCTCAAGTAGCATCAAATGCCATGGAATTCGATGATGATGTGACATCTTTTGACAATCAAAGACTCAAGGATCCAGAAGTTGTTTGTCGTTCTTATTTGCCCAAGTCAACTGGTTTCCTTCATGTATCAAACCTTTCCAGCCCTCGTCTTCTGCAACATGGTGAAAGTTGTACTCCCATGAATGCAGGTTCTGTATCTGTTGATGAATCTATATTACATGCATCTAATATATTATGCAACGACCACTCTGATAAATTGGTCAGCAGCAGCTCCCACAGTCTGCTTAATGACGAAAGAAATGGTCATAGCATTCAAAGATTAGTTAGTGAAGCAGTAAATTCTGGACATGATGTTACTATGGATAAGGGTGAAAGTagtataatttcaaatattttgtcCATGGACTTTGATGCCTGGGATGACTCACTAACATCACCACATAATTTAGCTAAGTTGTTGGGTGACAATACTGAGAACCAGTCTGGTCCTTTAAACAAATCTAGTTCTTGGAAAGTTCACAGTAACAATCAATCAAGGTTCTCTTTTGCGAGGCAGGAGGAATCCAAAATCCAAATGTTTGATGCGAATGCTTCTTATGGTGTAAATCATCAACGTCCAAATAATAAAGTTTTCCAGAATTTTTCAGAAAGAGACTTGTATATGGATAAGTTGGGCGTTGCGAATGGATATCGTACAAGTAACTTTGAGGAAGCTGAAAATATCGGTAGTGGTCATTTCATTTCATCTAATAAGCTTTCGG CCATCTCAAGAGCGCAAGTTTCAGCTCCACCAGGATTTTCCATTCCAAGCAGGCCACCACCACCTGGTTTTTCTTCTAATGAGAGAGTAGAGCAGGCTTTTGACTCCATTTCTG TCCTTTTGACAGGGAATTCTCTGCTTGATCATTCTTCCCTCTTGAGAAATTCGTATCAGTCACCTTCAGCTGGAAACCTTGGTGGTGCTGGGGATATTGAATACATGGACCCTGCTATTTTGGCAGTTGGAAAAGGGAGACTTCAAGGTGCACTGAACAGCCCTGCACTGGACATTCGGTCCAATTTTATGCCTCAACTAAATTACTTCGAAAATGATGCCAGACTGCAATTATTGATGCAAAGATCTCTGTCACCACAGCAAAACCATAGATTTTCTGAAATTGGGAATACTTTTTCTCAACTTGGTGATTCTTTTGCTGTTTCTTCAAGGTTAGATCAATCACAAGTCAGCAATCTGAGCCCATTCCAACAGCTGTCTATGCAGCAGTCTGCAAATGCAGTCTTGTCAAATGGGCAATATGATGGGTGGAATGAGGTGCAGACTGGAAATGGTTTGGGTGTGGCCGAGCTTTTGAGAAATGAAAGACTTgggtttaataaattttactcaGGATATGATGATTCAAAATTTCGGATGCCAAATTCCGGGGATCTCTACAACAGAACATTTGGGATGTGA